Proteins from a genomic interval of Capsicum annuum cultivar UCD-10X-F1 chromosome 4, UCD10Xv1.1, whole genome shotgun sequence:
- the LOC107867792 gene encoding pentatricopeptide repeat-containing protein At3g02650, mitochondrial, producing the protein MWKSAVEARRVFYHHGLRNHALVALLPQLTSSESSFFHYSRWVSSKSCLHQTTTRLFSSNPFQEPESLYKITPFGENLEAVSSEGPSSVFDGIEENLEAENGSDLGDNKVVMVEGDENTDSGSDFGDKKVVTEDDEKMELVDLEKLEGVLSLLQSSGIIVDGSIESSLDEIGVSLNEEFVVRVLETPYVPGENLISFFKWVLKKPEFVVTGKAVELLVTAVCIEGRNVYALWDLVKEIGKKEKGILRGEVLNELIALLSRLGKGKAAFEIFNKFGELGCAPNADTYYFTIEALSRRTIYDWASIVCEKMLNADKLPGAEKVGKIVTFLCKGNKPKDAHLVYLSAKEKNIVLPVSSIKLLISSLCRKDESIKLAVEMLDEFPKEERKYAIKSFSDVINGLCRAKDVTGEKQLRSYCSKDIEEARNLLLKMIDAGPPPGNAVFNTVINALSRKGEMGEARKLLKVMEDRGLKPDVYTYSVIMSGYTKGGEMEEAYKILNEAKKKHSKLSPVTYHTIIRGYCKLEQYDKALELLGEMKEYGVEPNEDEYNKFIQSLCLKALDWTTAEKLLEEMKENGLHLNAITKGLVRAVKELEQEEVGTKEIMTTA; encoded by the coding sequence ATGTGGAAATCAGCGGTAGAAGCAAGGAGAGTATTTTATCATCATGGCCTCCGTAATCACGCCCTTGTTGCTCTTCTTCCTCAACTGACTTCATCTGAAtcttcattttttcattattCTCGTTGGGTTTCTTCCAAATCTTGTTTACATCAAACAACTACAAGGCTTTTCTCATCAAACCCATTTCAAGAACCCGAATCTCTTTATAAAATTACCCCTTTTGGAGAAAATCTTGAAGCTGTTTCATCTGAAGGGCCCTCCTCtgtttttgatggaattgaggaaAATTTAGAAGCTGAAAATGGGTCTGATCTTGGAGATAATAAGGTTGTAATGGTGGAAGGTGATGAAAACACTGACAGTGGGTCTGATTTCGGAGATAAAAAGGTTGTAACGGAAGATGATGAAAAAATGGAGCTAGTAGATTTGGAGAAATTGGAGGGTGTGTTGTCTCTATTGCAGAGTAGTGGTATTATTGTTGATGGATCTATTGAGTCTAGTCTTGACGAAATAGGGGTGTCTTTGAATGAGGAGTTTGTTGTTAGAGTGTTGGAGACACCCTATGTTCCTGGAGAGAATTTGATTTCGTTTTTCAAATGGGTGTTGAAGAAACCTGAGTTTGTAGTGACTGGTAAGGCCGTTGAATTGTTGGTTACTGCAGTGTGCATTGAAGGTAGGAATGTGTATGCTTTATGGGATTTGGTTAAGGAGATTGGAAAAAAGGAGAAGGGGATATTGAGGGGTGAGGTTCTTAATGAATTGATTGCTTTATTGTCAAGATTAGGTAAAGGAAAGGCGGCATTTGAGATCTTTAATAAGTTTGGGGAATTAGGATGTGCTCCAAATGCTGATACATACTATTTTACCATTGAAGCTCTTTCTAGACGTACGATTTATGATTGGGCTTCTATTGTTTGTGAGAAGATGCTAAATGCTGATAAGTTGCCTGGTGCTGAGAAAGTCGGGAAAATTGTTACTTTTCTATGTAAAGGAAATAAGCCTAAAGATGCACATCTGGTTTACTTGTCGGCAAAGGAGAAAAATATTGTTCTGCCTGTGTCTTCTATTAAGTTGTTGATCAGCTCTCTTTGTCGCAAAGATGAAAGCATTAAACTTGCAGTAGAAATGCTGGATGAGTTTCCTAAAGAAGAGCGGAAGTATGCCATTAAGTCATTCTCGGATGTCATTAATGGGTTGTGTAGGGCAAAAGATGTAACGGGGGAAAAGCAGCTGAGGTCCTATTGCAGTAAAGACATTGAAGAGGCCAGAAACTTGCTATTAAAAATGATAGATGCAGGTCCACCACCTGGCAATGCAGTCTTCAATACAGTCATTAATGCACTCTCTAGGAAGGGAGAAATGGGAGAAGCTAGGAAACTGTTGAAGGTGATGGAGGATAGAGGTTTGAAGCCTGATGTGTACACTTACAGTGTAATTATGAGTGGTTATACGAAGGGAGGTGAGATGGAGGAGGCCTATAAGATTTTGAATGAAGCCAAAAAGAAGCACTCCAAGCTGAGTCCTGTCACTTATCACACAATTATTCGGGGTTATTGCAAGCTCGAGCAGTATGACAAGGCTCTGGAACTATTGGGAGAGATGAAGGAGTACGGAGTTGAGCCTAATgaggatgaatataacaaatttatCCAATCTCTCTGCCTTAAGGCTTTAGATTGGACAACAGCAGAGAAGCTGCTTGAGGAGATGAAGGAGAATGGGCTGCATCTAAACGCAATCACAAAGGGTCTCGTAAGAGCAGTTAAGGAGTTAGAACAGGAAGAAGTAGGAACAAAAGAAATAATGACTACTGCATAA